TGAGAAGACACCTCCTTTATGCAGCACCAAAGAGCCGGCAAGCACCAAAACGAACTGCAGAAGACCCACACCTCACAGGAAGCACTGCTCCCCCACCTTATCCTCTGTACTTAAACACTCAGCCTGTTGTGTTCTGCAGATAAGGCCACCCTTAACAGTCCTCTCCAGACACAGCACAcgtgctcctcctgcagcatttCACTCCAGCCCTACCCTTGTACATGAAGTACAAAAGCATCAGTACTACCCAGAACAACTCCTAAATGCAAACACATCAATTAAGCTCACAGCGCTAAATTCCCAAGGAATTCAGGCAGCATCATTTTATTCTACATTAACAATGGAAGAAATGTCAGTGTTTACTccagatttttttcataatatttaatATCTGATATTGTAGTTGTTAATTGCATTTGTaccagaaaacaaagccaatcCTCCCCAATGAAAAATGAACTACAACAGAGGTATTTATGGAAGGAAATACTACTAAAGCCCCATCTATTCCTCTCGGAAAGTAGGAATCTTTGTGACACTTTGACAGACTGAAACAGGATGAGAAATGACAATGTATtatagggaaagaaaagtatCATTGACTGTTGTACGTAATGAGAAATGAAGAGCCAAGAAGTGATGTGGAACAGTTGCGCATACTGGATTACGTACAACCTTGCTTTGTCACGCTCAAAAATGAGTAGTTTTCCTAACTATACAAAGCACTTTTCAGTTGATCTAAACCTGTTTACAGCATTATACTACCATGCCAATTTAAACTCTAAATATTAAGATTACTTTATCTCTTACTGTGCCTTTCTATTGACCAATATACCTCCAGGAATCTTAAGGTAAACAAACATGAAAGTTAATgttacaacaaacaaaacactaaaaactGTCTCCTGCGATAAAGATATAAAACCAACAAAGCACACACTGAAGGTATCAACCGTGGGGCTCTCAGTGATGAGATGTGGCTGTGGATGGGGAGATCACCCCACCATAACTTATTAGATATTCTGGCTCCATAATTTTTGAAGTGAATCGTTAATTGTTTGCTTGATTATGTGCAGAGTTTGTAGATGATAAAAGGCAATTCAGATTAATAATCAAACAACGCATTCTAGAACTCAAACAGGGACAAACAGAagtgatatttatttaatacaacTAGAagtgaaacactgaaacaaagggTGTGCTGGCAGGAGGTCTTCGGTGGGCCCTTCACTGAAACAGTGCAAAGTACACCAGGATTCAGTGGACAGAAACTTGAAAAGAGCAGAACTTCTAATAAAGTCAAGAGCTTCGCAAGACTTTCAATGGAATCTCACCCGTTGGACAAAAATGTGGGCTAGATGACAATTCTGTGTATTAGCCTTATGCGAGAAGTACAAAGgtaaggaaaacatttgcatCTGTActattgtgaagaaaaaaagaagagacttCCCAGACAAGATGTCAGAAGCCTTCTGAGACAGCCACATTATTCAGCAGTCAAGAAATAGCCTAAGAGACGACAGCGAGCCTTCAGCCAATGCGGTTTGCCAGCTTCAAAGCTAGGGCACCACTTTGCATCAGTGCCCCAACAAAACACAAGTAGCTCCCAGACCAAGCTCATGCTGTCAGCAAAGCCAGTGCTCTCAACTGCTTCTTCTAGTTAACAAAACTTCACCATCATTTGGTCGGTAAGCTTTGCACTTCCACTATACCTATATATGCTCTATACTGCTATACTCCAGCTAAGAAGCATAAAATTACAAAAGCAAACTTCTGCAGACATCTGGTTGCTGTGACAGAAGTCCTTGTGGAGAGATGCAGCTTTAGAAGCTGAAGACTTTTCCACCTAACTCTTCTCAGATCTTTTAAGGCCTCCAACCACTCattaggtttttttctttttggtcagAAAACAATTGCAAGAAAATACCACTCGACACATATCACACAGGCTGACCACATTGGCTTGATGTGatagaaagcacagagctggtgcTTAGGTTGAGCACAGATTTCCTAACGTGCACATGTAACAGAGATctgacagaggaaaataatgccAAGTAAGTCTGTTATTAAAAGACCATCTTTCACAacagggcaaaaaaaaaccaacacaaaaaccaaCCTACAACACACGTCCCTCTCCACAAGAGCAGGACACGCTGCGTTAGGGAAACCAGCTGCTGGCACTAATCAAAGAAGCAGGCTGATGTCCTTAAACACAAGAGGCAGAGGATGCAAACCAGTGATAGTATCGATCCAGAAACTGTCTGATACACAAAACAGCTAAAATTAATGTTTAGACTGTGGTTCAATGTTATTTCAGGGAGGTAATTTTTGAAGAAATCTGTCCACTCAGAATGATGTTATAAGTTTCATGTGCACACATGTGTTGTTCATCTATGtattagaaatgcagaaatgcttgTGTTGGAAAGTACCCTTAACAATAACATAGTCCAACTCGCCTGCAATGGTCAGGGACgcctacagctacatcaggttgctcagagcctgatccagcctgaccttgagggtctccaaggatggggcatccaccacttctctgggcaacctgttccactgccttactacccttactgtaaaaataaacttcttcctcatatccaatttaaatctcccctctcttagtctgaaactgtttctctttgtcttaTCACAACAAACTCTGCTAACcagtctgtccccttccttcttacagcctcTCTTTACATACTGAAAGGCTGCcatcaggtctccctggagccttctattctccaggctgaacagccccagctctctcagcctggTCTTGCAGGAAGTGTTCCATCCcttaaatcatttttgtggccctcctccgGGAATACTCCAGCAGGTCtatgtctcttctgtactgaggcCTCCACATCTGCACACGCAattccaggtgaggtctcaccagcacagagcagaaggacAGGGTCACCTCCTTCCACTTGCGGGCCACGTGTCTTTCAATACAGCCCATGATACAGCTGGCTCTCTGGGCTAcgagggcacattgctggctcatgtccaccTGCCATCCACCAGCACCCTCAAGTTTCAGCAGAGCTCTATTCTCACATCTCCCAGCTCATACTGATAGTGTGGGCTGCCATAACCCtggtgcaagatcttgcacttggatttgttgaacctcatggGGTTCACTTTACCTGTATTTTCTATCAGAACAGAGGTGTCAGTTTAAACATCCCTAGAGCATGTGAGACAAAAGAACTTGCCTGAGTAAGTCTTTGGAGGTTGCAGTGCACCAGACTGTATCTTCTCAGCTTTACCCAATAACAGGTGTAATCCAGGCACAGTGAGGTAGCTCAGAGCCTAGTGCCAGCTATTCCAGTAcccaaacagaaagcagcttgaTTCACTTATGGCAGCTTCCGTTTCTGCGACTGGCAGCAGAGATGGTATCAGATCCTCTGAGGGTGACAAGCCTGGTTCAGCTGTACGACTGTCACTGCTTGGGACCAAACACCTGCAAACACTGCACTTTcatgtctttatttttgcaaactAAGATTTAAGAACAAAGCCAGACAAAAAGCCATCTAACTCCAACTATTTCCTGGACAAAACCCAGCAACCTCTCTTTTCTGCCCCTCATACAAAGACACTTGTAACACCTACTACAAACAAGTCCTGTGTCATTCGATTAGATCCGGTTTTCCAAACCACCAttgtttcaggaagaaaatgagcagcagCCACAACTCTCACTTCCTTTGGCATTGGGTTAACATACACAGCTCAGCAAACTTGCCCAGCTCATTACGCGAAACCACTGTGTATTTACTCCTCATAAATGATCCACACGGCGAACATGGAAACCTAACAACATTGGCTTTGACGCACGCGTCTTTATGCGTGAATTAAGCATTTCAGCGCTGCAGGACCCTATTGTCTACCTTCTCGCTCGAGAGCAGGCTGCTTTCGGCACACACCTAACCGGTATCGGCACCGTCAGCCCACCAGCTCCCCCTGCTCGCCTCCACCTGATTACAACTCACACTGTTATGTCACCTGCGGCTTTAGGTAAGCAACCAGCTGTCTTTACTCTTCCCTGAGCCATAAGAGCTATTAGGCAGGAAGCGCTGCTCGGCTGCACGTGGCAAACCTACCAGCAGAGACAGAGACAAACGATTAGAGCACTGCAGCCCCGCACCGTCGTGCAGCTGGAAACCCACCCGTAAGGCGGCGTGGCTCGGCACGACTCCCCCCGGCCCGATGCCCGTTCCGCAATGCCGTGCCCGCCGAggctctccctccctccctccctccctctcgcGGCGTCCGGACCGCCGCCCCCTCGAGTTCCCCCGGGCCCGGCCGGgccgcccccgcccgccgcGACGCTCACCGGGCCCGTAGAACTTGCTGCCTTTGGTCACGTCGAAGACTTTGCCGTTGACCGCCAGGAGGATGCGGGGGTTGCGGATCCCGTCGAACTCGCGCAGCTGCTCCAGCGAGAAATCCCGCCGCTTCATCCGCGGCAGCGGGGCGGCCTGGCTCGGCTGGGCCGCGTCCCCCGGCCCGCTCCGCTTCCTCCAGCGCAGGTACAGGCAGTAGGCGGCCAACAGCGCCAGCGCCAGCAGCCCCGCGTACAGCAACATCCCGCCGCCCACCGACCGCCCCGCGCCGCCGTGCCCGCCGCTCCCCGCGGTCCTTAGCCGCCCATCCCCGCCGTCCGCCATCACCGCCAGGCCCGCGCCCGCCCGCCCTCCGCCCCGCCCctcccggccccggccccgccccccTCGCCTCTCCCCGCCTCCGATTGGTCCTGGGCCCAAGGGCTCCGCCCACAACGGCCTCGCGCCCCGCGGGCGACGCGGCGGCGGACGCGCCCCGCCCCTCAGCTCGGGAGAGGCGCGGCCGCCGCTACTGCGCCTGCGCGGCGTCTGGGCGCTCCGGCGGGAGGCGGGGCGGTGCGGTGCCGTGGTTGCTGTGTGCAATGTTTGCGCTGTGGTGCTGTAACGGCCGGGCGCGTGCCCAACGGTCGCGGGAGGCGGCGCGCGCACGGCCGGCCCCTTTGGGCTGTGATGGGACGCTGCGCCTCAAGGCGGCGGGCGGCGCCGGCTGGGGCCGTAGCGGGGTTAGTTGTGTGTGGGAGCACGGCTGCGCGTGCCGCAGGATGACGGGTCGAAGGGCGTCCGTGCTGGACACCGTGGTAACCGCCACGTCGTATGGCGCCCTTTAGGCGATCGTTGGGACAGTGACACGTCTGCTCGGCGCTGTGGTGCAGAGGTCCCTCCCGGCCGTGCTCCCGATAGCGGCCCGGGCCGGGCGTGCCCGTGAGCTGACGCGGCAGAGCCCGGCGGGGCGGCCCTGGAAGGGGCTGCTCGTTGCGTTTGGCTGCACGTAAATGCGGGCAAACAGCGCCGTCCATTTTGGGCATCAGGAGATGAGAGGGCCGCTAACGGGCCCAGTGCCGCGTTGTGAAAGCAGCAGCCGCTGTGCGTGCGTGTCATGTATCTCACTAATGCCACACGTGAGCGAGGAGGAGATGACGTGGTGAAAGACTTTACTAATATTCTCAAGGAGAGACTCAGTCATCCCTATAGGAGTATCCTTACCCGTAGCACACATAAAGACTGTCAGGGTTAAGCTCTTCCTCGTCTTGAGAACGTACTCCCAGGCAAAGCAGCATCACGTTGATGACGAGCTGCTACAGGTGCGTTCCTGGGCCTGGGGGATGTCAGCCGTGCTCAGCCGCTCTGCCTGGCCATGGAATGAGGCAGCAGCGCTTTGCACCTGCTCGACTTTGttactgctgcagcagcatggtGCAGGAGCATCCCTTCATACTGACGGCTGCACCGAGAGCACATCGCCGTTTCGTAACCCCGTGACAAAAGCTGGAGAGCTCGAATATTCTCACGCAGGCAGGTAAACAGTGCAAGAACCCGGCAGAAAGTAACACTTAGCCATGCTTAGTGTTTCCATAGAGCTCTGTGTTGTCAACACCTCCTATACTGGTCAAGTGTTTAATCTGCCCTCTGAGCCTGTTTAGTAATGACAGCCTTTGTGAGGAAACAGGAAGGTCTCACCAATTAAAGACCAGCAATTAAAACtcataggttgctctgaaagtaatgcctcctatttatttccacagatgTTCCAATagatagaaagcaaaataacagtTTGTTAGAGTatattctcagctacaaaacactattttcagcagtcactaccattagctatttgtttttcaccagcaatgaacaagagcccgTATGCTACACACGTAACAGTCTGTACCAGTGCAGGTGACCCaatgtcaccactgctgaaactcaccacccacagcctccctgcACTTACATCCACTGTGTGGTCTCCAGAAACACTCAGCCAGCATCAATGAATgtgcattatttctttattttttcctgcatggaggagTTCAACTACAGACCTTCAGTTGTATTGTGGGCCAACATAGTAAAATAGGAgatgttacttttgg
This region of Coturnix japonica isolate 7356 chromosome 4, Coturnix japonica 2.1, whole genome shotgun sequence genomic DNA includes:
- the PGRMC2 gene encoding membrane-associated progesterone receptor component 2, which codes for MADGGDGRLRTAGSGGHGGAGRSVGGGMLLYAGLLALALLAAYCLYLRWRKRSGPGDAAQPSQAAPLPRMKRRDFSLEQLREFDGIRNPRILLAVNGKVFDVTKGSKFYGPEGPYGIFAGRDASRGLATFCLDKDALRDEYDDLSDLNAVQMESVREWEMQFKEKYDYVGRLLKPGEEPSEYTDEEDTKDHTKQE